In a single window of the Amycolatopsis sp. cg5 genome:
- a CDS encoding TolB family protein: protein MNLRAKTAIAVAGSAVLIAASVFYVVQAKANNPGQQEADASVLVDRGQPAVLTEPGRLVFRNDAPGPDHGKVASVAVGDPGGARRVSGLACERFYVTKARGLCLANDPGAIKGSVASFVDGALAEVKRVDVAGVPNRAKLSPDGRMASWTTFAAGDSYAQPGSFSTRTAIMDREKDELSANIEGILLFIDGTQHLAQDVNYWGVTFASDNRTFYATVGSGGKTYLVKGDNEAWRVESLRENVECPSLSPDGTKIAFKKRVEPGPWREHVLDLTTMKETPLAETRSVDDQAVWLDDQTIAYSLPRRPGGVSDIWASAADGSGTPRLLVSQAFSPSVTS from the coding sequence GTGAACCTCCGAGCGAAGACCGCGATCGCCGTCGCGGGCTCGGCCGTCTTGATCGCGGCCTCGGTGTTCTACGTGGTGCAGGCGAAGGCCAACAACCCCGGTCAGCAGGAAGCCGACGCCTCGGTGCTCGTCGACCGCGGGCAGCCCGCCGTGCTGACCGAGCCGGGCAGGCTGGTGTTCCGCAACGACGCGCCGGGACCGGACCACGGCAAGGTCGCCTCGGTCGCCGTCGGCGACCCCGGCGGCGCACGCCGGGTCAGCGGCCTCGCCTGCGAACGCTTCTACGTCACCAAGGCCCGCGGTCTGTGCCTGGCGAACGATCCCGGCGCGATCAAGGGCTCGGTCGCCTCCTTTGTGGACGGTGCGCTCGCGGAGGTCAAACGGGTCGACGTCGCGGGCGTGCCCAACCGCGCCAAGCTCTCCCCCGACGGCCGCATGGCCAGCTGGACGACGTTCGCCGCGGGCGACTCGTACGCGCAGCCCGGCAGTTTCTCGACGCGCACCGCCATCATGGACCGCGAGAAGGACGAGCTGTCGGCCAACATCGAAGGCATCCTGCTGTTCATCGACGGCACGCAGCATCTCGCCCAGGACGTCAACTACTGGGGTGTCACGTTCGCGTCCGACAACCGGACCTTCTACGCCACGGTCGGGTCGGGCGGAAAGACCTATCTGGTCAAGGGCGACAACGAGGCCTGGCGCGTCGAGTCACTCCGCGAGAACGTCGAATGCCCGTCGCTGTCCCCCGACGGCACCAAGATCGCGTTCAAGAAGCGGGTCGAGCCGGGCCCGTGGCGTGAGCACGTGCTCGACCTGACGACGATGAAGGAGACCCCGCTCGCGGAGACGCGCAGCGTGGACGACCAAGCCGTCTGGCTCGACGACCAGACGATCGCCTACTCGCTTCCCCGCCGGCCGGGTGGCGTGAGCGACATCTGGGCGAGCGCGGCGGACGGCTCGGGAACGCCGCGTCTGCTGGTCTCCCAAGCCTTCTCGCCCTCGGTCACCAGCTGA
- the dxs gene encoding 1-deoxy-D-xylulose-5-phosphate synthase, with protein MTMLESVNGPADLKRMDHEQLGGLAAEIRDFLVEKVRLAGGHLGPNLGVVELTLALHRVFDSPRDAIVWDVGHQAYVHKIVTGRQAGFDKLRQVGGVTGYPARDESEHDLVENSHASTALSYVDGLAKAFKLAGERRHAIAVVGDGALTGGMCWEALNNIAADRSRPVIIVVNDNGRSYSPTIGGFAENLASLRLKPGYERFLDMGRSMLQRVPVVGKPIYAALHAAKAGLKDAVLHQPMFSDLGIKYVGPVDGHDLVALEKAFQHAKTFGGTVIVHVATEKGHGYEPAVSDEHDQMHQTDAIDPETGLPPVKGPSWTGVFADEMVKIGHDRDDVVAITAAMLRSTGLHKFAEAFPDRWYDVGIAEQHAVTSAAGLAMGGLHPVVAIYSTFLNRAFDQLLMDVALHKQPVTLILDRAGITGPDGKSHHGMWDLSLLGMVPGMHVAAPRDALTLREELREAVSISDGPSALRFSRGGVVDSVPAVERVGVVDVLRRPAASAEADVLLVAVGAFAKLGLAAADRLADQGIGVTVVDPRWVLPVPGELVALASQHKLVVTVEDSGRHGGFGSALSAVFRDAECDVPLRDLAVPQEFHEHASRDEVLTRLGLTAQDVARRVTEWTANLAPTPAKSEEPVASQE; from the coding sequence GTGACGATGCTGGAGTCCGTCAACGGACCGGCTGACTTGAAGCGGATGGATCACGAGCAGCTCGGCGGTCTGGCCGCGGAGATCCGTGACTTCCTCGTCGAGAAGGTCCGCCTGGCAGGCGGCCACCTCGGCCCGAACCTCGGTGTCGTCGAACTGACGCTGGCGCTGCACCGCGTCTTCGACTCACCGCGTGACGCGATCGTGTGGGACGTCGGCCACCAGGCCTACGTGCACAAGATCGTCACCGGGCGGCAGGCCGGGTTCGACAAGCTGCGGCAGGTCGGCGGGGTCACCGGCTACCCGGCGCGCGACGAGAGCGAGCACGACCTCGTCGAGAACAGCCACGCCTCGACCGCGCTGTCGTACGTGGACGGCCTCGCGAAGGCGTTCAAGCTGGCCGGTGAGCGACGCCACGCGATCGCCGTCGTCGGTGACGGCGCGCTCACCGGCGGTATGTGCTGGGAGGCGCTCAACAACATCGCGGCCGACCGCTCGCGCCCGGTCATCATCGTGGTCAACGACAACGGCCGCTCGTACTCGCCGACCATCGGCGGCTTCGCGGAGAACCTCGCGTCGCTGCGGCTCAAGCCAGGCTACGAGCGCTTCCTCGACATGGGCCGCTCGATGCTGCAGCGCGTCCCGGTCGTCGGCAAGCCGATCTACGCGGCGCTGCACGCGGCCAAGGCGGGCCTGAAGGACGCCGTGCTGCACCAGCCGATGTTCTCCGATCTCGGCATCAAGTACGTCGGCCCGGTCGACGGGCACGACCTCGTCGCGCTGGAGAAGGCCTTCCAGCACGCCAAGACCTTCGGTGGCACGGTCATCGTGCACGTCGCGACGGAGAAGGGGCACGGCTACGAGCCCGCCGTCTCCGACGAGCACGACCAGATGCACCAGACCGACGCGATCGACCCCGAGACCGGCCTGCCCCCGGTCAAGGGCCCGAGCTGGACCGGCGTCTTCGCCGACGAGATGGTCAAGATCGGCCACGACCGCGACGACGTGGTGGCCATCACCGCCGCCATGCTCCGCTCGACCGGCCTGCACAAGTTCGCCGAGGCCTTCCCCGACCGCTGGTACGACGTCGGCATCGCCGAGCAGCACGCGGTCACCTCCGCGGCGGGTCTCGCGATGGGCGGCCTGCACCCGGTCGTCGCGATCTACTCGACGTTCCTCAACCGCGCGTTCGACCAGCTGCTGATGGACGTCGCGCTGCACAAGCAGCCCGTCACGCTGATCCTCGACCGCGCGGGCATCACCGGCCCCGACGGCAAGAGCCACCACGGCATGTGGGACCTCTCGCTGCTCGGCATGGTCCCCGGCATGCACGTCGCCGCGCCCCGTGACGCCCTTACCCTGCGCGAAGAACTGCGCGAGGCGGTGTCCATTTCGGACGGTCCCAGCGCGCTGCGCTTCTCGCGCGGCGGTGTCGTCGACTCGGTGCCCGCGGTCGAGCGGGTCGGCGTCGTGGACGTACTGCGCCGCCCGGCGGCGTCGGCCGAGGCCGATGTCCTGCTGGTCGCGGTCGGCGCGTTCGCGAAGCTCGGCCTCGCCGCGGCGGACCGCCTGGCGGACCAGGGCATCGGCGTGACGGTCGTCGACCCGCGCTGGGTGCTGCCGGTGCCCGGCGAGCTGGTCGCGCTGGCGTCGCAGCACAAGCTCGTGGTGACCGTGGAGGACAGCGGCCGCCACGGCGGCTTCGGCTCGGCACTCTCGGCGGTCTTCCGCGACGCCGAGTGCGACGTGCCGCTGCGCGACCTCGCGGTGCCGCAGGAGTTCCACGAGCACGCCTCGCGCGACGAGGTGCTCACCCGCCTCGGCCTGACCGCGCAGGACGTCGCGCGCCGCGTGACCGAGTGGACGGCCAACCTCGCCCCCACGCCCGCCAAGAGCGAGGAGCCCGTCGCCTCCCAGGAGTAG
- a CDS encoding thiamine pyrophosphate-binding protein — translation MSDQERIGGDVVVETLRALGAETVFGLPGQHALGLFEALRRAPDLRVISSRVENNLAFAADGHARALLAADPGGPAPVTPMIVSTGPGALLTLASLQESHEASVPVLGISSQVPVAGLGGGRHGYLHELPDQAASFRDVVKSVHVVRTVSQIPTALREAWESAATVPYGPAWVEIPQDVLLQATTLPRITSVTVAPKPLAPLPELVAEAAKLLGAAKNPVILAGGGASRSGAQAELKAVAEALRAPVFSTFGGKGVFGWDHPLSAQSWMEDWHSTEFLQDADVLLVLGSGLGEVSSNYREFAPRGRMIQVDADLYKLESNYPGLGIHADIKLTLEALLEWVPMRESDGRAEAAVAEVLAKVKSRLDTQPLDVERKLIDDIRAAVPEGTQTFWDMTIAAYWAWSAWNSDNAPIHTSQGAGGLGYGLPGALGGAAATGGPALAVSGDGGAMYSVAELATAVQHELDVTWLIVDDGGYGILREYLTGAFGQSTATELARPDFVALAQSFGVPATMSTVDTIGTDLGKALRTPGPNVVVLPALLKMFAATHLEK, via the coding sequence ATGTCTGATCAGGAACGCATCGGCGGCGACGTGGTCGTCGAGACACTGCGCGCGCTCGGCGCCGAGACCGTGTTCGGCCTGCCTGGCCAGCACGCGCTCGGCCTGTTCGAAGCGCTGCGCCGGGCGCCCGACCTGCGGGTGATCAGCTCGCGGGTGGAGAACAACCTGGCGTTCGCGGCCGACGGGCACGCCCGCGCGCTGCTGGCGGCCGATCCCGGCGGACCGGCCCCGGTCACGCCGATGATCGTGTCGACCGGTCCCGGCGCGCTGCTGACCTTGGCCTCGCTGCAGGAATCGCACGAGGCGTCGGTGCCCGTGCTCGGTATTTCGAGCCAGGTCCCGGTCGCCGGGCTCGGTGGCGGGCGGCACGGCTACCTGCACGAACTGCCTGACCAGGCGGCGAGTTTCCGTGACGTGGTGAAGTCGGTGCACGTGGTGCGCACCGTGAGCCAGATCCCGACCGCGCTGCGCGAAGCCTGGGAGTCCGCCGCGACCGTGCCGTACGGGCCGGCGTGGGTCGAGATTCCGCAGGACGTGCTGTTGCAGGCGACGACTTTGCCGCGGATCACGTCGGTCACCGTCGCGCCGAAGCCGCTCGCTCCGCTGCCGGAGCTGGTCGCGGAAGCAGCGAAACTCCTTGGTGCGGCCAAGAATCCGGTGATCCTCGCGGGTGGTGGCGCGTCGCGTTCCGGCGCGCAGGCCGAGTTGAAGGCAGTGGCGGAGGCCTTGCGCGCGCCGGTGTTCTCGACGTTCGGCGGCAAGGGCGTCTTCGGCTGGGATCACCCGCTGTCCGCGCAGTCGTGGATGGAGGACTGGCACAGCACCGAGTTCCTGCAGGACGCGGATGTGTTGCTGGTACTGGGTTCCGGGCTCGGCGAGGTGTCGAGCAACTACCGCGAGTTCGCGCCGCGCGGCAGGATGATCCAGGTCGACGCCGATCTCTACAAGCTGGAGTCGAACTACCCCGGCCTCGGTATCCACGCCGACATCAAGCTGACGCTCGAAGCGCTGCTGGAATGGGTGCCGATGCGCGAGTCGGACGGCCGCGCCGAGGCCGCGGTCGCCGAGGTGCTCGCCAAGGTCAAGTCCCGGTTGGACACTCAGCCGCTCGACGTCGAACGCAAGCTCATCGACGACATCCGCGCGGCCGTTCCCGAAGGCACGCAGACCTTCTGGGACATGACGATCGCCGCCTACTGGGCCTGGTCGGCCTGGAACTCCGACAACGCGCCGATCCACACCTCGCAGGGCGCGGGCGGGCTCGGCTACGGCCTGCCCGGCGCGCTCGGCGGCGCGGCGGCCACGGGTGGCCCGGCGCTCGCCGTGTCCGGCGACGGCGGCGCGATGTACAGCGTCGCGGAGCTCGCGACGGCCGTGCAGCACGAGCTGGACGTCACCTGGCTGATCGTCGACGACGGCGGCTACGGCATCCTGCGCGAGTACCTGACCGGCGCGTTCGGCCAGTCCACCGCGACCGAGCTGGCGCGGCCGGACTTCGTCGCGCTGGCCCAGTCGTTCGGGGTGCCCGCCACGATGTCCACTGTGGACACGATCGGCACCGACCTCGGCAAGGCGCTGCGCACGCCTGGCCCGAACGTCGTCGTGCTGCCCGCGCTGCTGAAGATGTTCGCCGCGACCCACTTGGAGAAGTGA
- a CDS encoding discoidin domain-containing protein, translating into MKRRINTSVVALAAIALLAQPLIAAGAGAATDSLLSLGKTVTTSSDENTGVAGKLAVDGDFTTRWASVEGKDPQWLSVDLGGPAKISRVKIAWESSYAIAYKVQASDDGKTWRDVKSITNGDGYVDEFTGLDLTARHIRVYGTKRALPYGYSIYEVEVYGVRTGSGDIDPPSVPAGLKQASATPNTIDLSWDASTDNVGVTGYEILRGGNLIGTSTTPSYTDTSLAAGWDFNYEVRARDAAGNLSAQSPALVAKTQPSADTGTVIAVAGDIAKPELPSTHQQTADLVTKINPQYVITLGDNQYDNGTFEEFQNFYDKSWGKFKSITKPITGNHEWNNKLAGYKKYFGAIAYPQGKPYYSYDIGDFHFVAADSNPVYEGGGSEQITWIRKDLEKNKKACVVGLWHHPRFNSGADGDQKGVSSLWNEMAKAKADVVFSGHDHHYERTQPLNTSGKVDTANGVRSVIAGIGGDGLYMDFKARTGVEKIFGKHGILKLVLNGKSYSWEVIGLDGQLLDKAGPYTCR; encoded by the coding sequence ATGAAGCGAAGAATCAACACCAGTGTGGTCGCGTTGGCCGCGATCGCGTTGCTGGCGCAGCCGCTGATCGCGGCGGGCGCCGGAGCGGCGACGGACTCACTGCTCTCCTTGGGCAAGACCGTCACCACCTCGTCCGACGAGAACACCGGTGTGGCGGGCAAACTCGCCGTCGACGGTGACTTCACCACCCGATGGGCGAGCGTCGAGGGCAAGGATCCGCAGTGGCTCTCGGTCGACCTCGGCGGCCCGGCGAAGATCTCCAGGGTCAAGATCGCCTGGGAGTCGTCCTACGCCATCGCCTACAAGGTGCAGGCCTCCGACGACGGCAAGACCTGGCGTGACGTCAAGTCGATCACGAACGGCGACGGCTACGTCGACGAGTTCACCGGGCTCGACCTGACCGCACGCCACATCCGGGTCTACGGCACCAAACGCGCGCTCCCGTACGGCTACTCGATCTACGAGGTCGAGGTCTACGGCGTCCGCACCGGCTCCGGCGACATCGACCCGCCGTCGGTGCCCGCCGGGCTGAAGCAGGCTTCGGCAACCCCGAACACCATCGACCTGTCCTGGGACGCGTCGACGGACAACGTCGGCGTCACCGGCTACGAGATCCTGCGCGGCGGGAACCTCATCGGCACGTCCACGACGCCGAGTTACACCGACACCTCGCTCGCGGCGGGCTGGGACTTCAACTACGAGGTGCGGGCACGGGACGCGGCGGGCAACCTGTCCGCGCAGAGCCCCGCGCTCGTCGCGAAGACCCAGCCGTCGGCCGACACCGGCACGGTGATCGCCGTGGCCGGTGACATCGCCAAGCCGGAGCTGCCGTCGACCCACCAGCAGACCGCCGATCTGGTCACCAAGATCAACCCGCAGTACGTGATCACCCTCGGCGACAACCAGTACGACAACGGCACTTTCGAGGAGTTCCAGAACTTCTACGACAAGAGCTGGGGCAAGTTCAAGAGCATCACCAAGCCGATCACCGGCAACCACGAGTGGAACAACAAGCTCGCCGGGTACAAGAAGTACTTCGGCGCGATCGCCTACCCGCAGGGCAAGCCGTACTACAGCTACGACATCGGTGACTTCCACTTCGTCGCGGCCGACTCGAATCCCGTCTACGAAGGTGGCGGCTCCGAGCAGATCACCTGGATCCGCAAGGACCTCGAGAAGAACAAGAAGGCCTGCGTCGTCGGGCTCTGGCACCACCCGCGCTTCAACTCCGGCGCGGACGGCGACCAGAAGGGCGTCTCCTCGCTGTGGAACGAGATGGCGAAGGCCAAGGCCGACGTGGTCTTCTCCGGGCATGACCACCACTACGAGCGGACGCAGCCACTGAACACCTCCGGCAAGGTCGACACCGCCAACGGCGTGCGCTCGGTCATCGCCGGCATCGGCGGCGACGGCCTCTACATGGACTTCAAGGCGCGTACCGGCGTCGAGAAGATCTTCGGCAAGCACGGAATCCTCAAGCTGGTCCTCAACGGGAAGTCGTATTCCTGGGAGGTCATCGGCCTCGATGGCCAGCTGCTCGACAAGGCGGGTCCGTACACCTGCCGATGA
- a CDS encoding aldehyde dehydrogenase family protein — MADFFIGGRWVDSVAGGTREIRCPADNSLVATVAEAVPEDTVAAITAARVAYDTGTWPSTPAAERGNLLLRTADLLDRDAAAFARAESLDTGKRLVESEYDMADIAACLRYFGKLAGQDAGRIVDTGSADSFSRIVYEPIGVCGLITPWNYPLLQTVWKIAPALAAGNTFVLKPSELTPHTAIMFMKLLAEAGLPDGVANLVLGAGPSAGAPLSEHPDVDLVSFTGGLATGRIIAAAAAATVKKVALELGGKNPNVVFADADFDTAVDYALTAVFLHSGQVCSAGARLIVAQEWHDEFVAEVVRRAELIRLGGPFDERAETGPLISAAHRDKVETYVAKTIEEGAKLLTGGKRPDDPALRDGYYYLPTVLDNVKPGGFAVTEESFGPVLTIETFADEDEAVRLANDTHYGLAGGVFTNDASRAQRVAGRLRHGTVWINDYHPYLPQAEWGGFKQSGVGRELGPTGFGEYQEIKHIYQNLKPAPQRWFSGEPA, encoded by the coding sequence ATGGCGGATTTCTTCATTGGCGGCCGTTGGGTCGACTCGGTGGCCGGCGGCACGAGGGAGATTCGCTGTCCAGCGGACAACTCCCTGGTCGCGACGGTCGCCGAGGCGGTGCCCGAAGACACCGTGGCGGCCATCACCGCCGCCAGAGTGGCCTACGACACCGGCACATGGCCGTCCACCCCCGCCGCCGAACGGGGGAACCTCCTGCTGAGGACCGCGGACCTGCTCGACCGCGACGCCGCGGCCTTCGCCCGCGCCGAGTCACTCGATACGGGTAAGCGGCTCGTCGAGAGCGAGTACGACATGGCCGACATCGCGGCCTGCCTCCGCTACTTCGGCAAGCTCGCCGGCCAGGACGCCGGGCGGATCGTGGACACGGGCAGCGCGGATTCGTTCAGCCGGATCGTGTACGAGCCGATCGGCGTCTGCGGCCTCATCACCCCATGGAATTACCCGCTGCTGCAGACCGTGTGGAAGATCGCACCGGCGCTGGCGGCCGGGAACACCTTCGTTCTCAAGCCCAGTGAGCTGACCCCGCACACCGCGATCATGTTCATGAAGCTGCTGGCCGAGGCCGGGCTGCCCGACGGCGTCGCCAACCTCGTGCTGGGCGCCGGGCCGAGCGCGGGCGCGCCGCTGTCCGAGCATCCGGACGTCGACCTGGTGTCGTTCACCGGCGGGCTGGCGACCGGCAGGATCATCGCCGCGGCGGCGGCCGCGACCGTCAAGAAGGTCGCGCTGGAACTCGGCGGCAAGAACCCCAACGTGGTCTTCGCCGACGCCGACTTCGACACCGCCGTCGACTACGCGCTCACCGCGGTGTTCCTCCACTCCGGCCAGGTCTGCTCGGCGGGCGCTCGGCTGATCGTCGCGCAGGAGTGGCACGACGAGTTCGTCGCCGAGGTCGTGCGCCGCGCCGAGCTCATCCGGCTCGGCGGCCCGTTCGACGAGCGCGCGGAGACCGGCCCGCTCATCTCGGCCGCGCACCGCGACAAGGTCGAAACCTATGTGGCCAAAACGATCGAGGAAGGCGCGAAGCTCCTCACCGGCGGCAAGCGGCCCGACGATCCCGCGCTGCGGGACGGCTACTACTACCTGCCGACCGTGCTGGACAACGTCAAACCGGGTGGCTTCGCCGTCACCGAGGAGTCGTTCGGCCCGGTCCTGACCATCGAGACCTTCGCCGACGAGGACGAGGCAGTCCGCCTCGCCAACGACACCCACTACGGGCTCGCGGGCGGCGTCTTCACCAACGACGCCTCGCGCGCGCAACGCGTCGCGGGCAGGCTCCGGCACGGAACCGTGTGGATCAACGACTATCACCCGTACCTGCCGCAGGCGGAATGGGGCGGCTTCAAGCAGTCCGGCGTCGGGCGTGAGCTCGGCCCGACCGGATTCGGGGAGTACCAGGAGATCAAGCACATCTATCAGAACCTCAAGCCCGCCCCGCAGCGGTGGTTCTCCGGGGAGCCCGCCTAG
- the speB gene encoding agmatinase: MTDQTPIGPVDSSKVPRFAGFATFARLPRIDEVERADVAVVGIPFDSGVSYRPGARFGPAAVREASRLLRPYHPGLDVSPFAEKQVVDAGDIAVNPFNIGEAIETIQDTAERMTADGTRLVTIGGDHTIALPLLRAAAKLHGPVAMLHFDAHLDTWDTYFGAPYTHGTPFRRASEEGILDTEALSHVGTRGPLYGKRDLEEDRRLGFGIVTSGDVLKRGIDETVDALRQRIGDRPLYISIDIDVLDPAHAPGTGTPEAGGMTSRELLEILRGLRDLNLIGGDVVELAPAYDHAEITAIAASHVAYDLVSLLSLGK, encoded by the coding sequence GTGACCGACCAGACCCCGATCGGCCCCGTTGACTCGTCGAAGGTGCCCCGGTTCGCCGGGTTCGCCACCTTCGCCCGCCTGCCCCGCATCGACGAGGTCGAGCGCGCGGACGTGGCCGTGGTCGGGATCCCGTTCGACTCGGGTGTCTCGTACCGGCCCGGCGCGCGGTTCGGCCCCGCCGCGGTGCGCGAGGCGAGCCGCCTGCTCCGGCCGTACCACCCCGGCCTCGACGTCTCGCCGTTCGCCGAGAAGCAGGTGGTGGACGCCGGTGACATCGCGGTCAACCCGTTCAACATCGGCGAGGCGATCGAGACCATCCAGGACACGGCCGAGCGGATGACGGCCGACGGCACCAGGCTGGTCACCATCGGCGGTGACCACACGATCGCGCTGCCGCTGCTCAGGGCCGCGGCGAAGCTGCACGGGCCGGTCGCGATGCTGCACTTCGACGCGCACCTCGACACCTGGGACACCTACTTCGGCGCGCCGTACACGCACGGCACCCCGTTCCGGCGCGCGTCGGAGGAGGGCATCCTCGACACCGAGGCGCTCTCGCACGTCGGCACGCGCGGCCCGCTCTACGGCAAGCGCGACCTCGAAGAGGACCGCCGTCTCGGCTTCGGCATCGTCACCTCGGGCGACGTGCTCAAGCGCGGGATCGACGAGACGGTCGACGCGCTGCGCCAGCGCATCGGCGACCGCCCGCTCTACATCTCGATCGACATCGACGTGCTCGACCCGGCGCACGCGCCCGGCACCGGCACGCCGGAGGCGGGCGGCATGACCAGCCGTGAGCTGCTGGAGATCCTGCGCGGGCTGCGCGATCTGAACCTCATCGGCGGCGACGTCGTCGAGCTCGCGCCCGCTTACGATCATGCCGAGATCACCGCCATCGCGGCTTCACACGTGGCGTACGACCTGGTGAGCCTGCTGAGCTTGGGGAAGTGA
- a CDS encoding aminobutyraldehyde dehydrogenase, whose translation MMTVLNFVDGKEAPAAGDRTLELVDPTTGKVFDTSVLSEQSDVDAALAAAERAFKVWRKSTPAQRQLALLKIADALEARAGEFADAEVRETGKIRQVVLEEEIPECVSALRFFAGAARHLEGTAAGEYSPGLSSVIRREPIGVCAQIAPWNYPLMMGVWKIAPALAAGNTVVLKPAETTPSTAVLLAKVAAEFLPSGAFNVLCGDRDTGRALVKHPITELVSITGSTRAGIDVATVAAADLKRTHLELGGNAPLLVFDDVDVAAAAEGIVGAAFYNAGQDCTAGSRVLVHESIHDAFVDALTKTAAAQTPGEDYGPLNSAPQFERVSGLVARVPAHARVHTGGSRHGADGFYYAPTVISGLAQDDEIVQEEIFGPVITVQKFGSEDEAVTLANGVPYGLASSIWTNDHSRAVRVSGELDFGCVWINTHGPLVSEMPHGGFGHSGHGKDLSGYAFNEYTRVKHVMTNFA comes from the coding sequence GTGATGACTGTTCTGAACTTCGTGGACGGCAAGGAAGCACCGGCGGCGGGTGACCGCACGCTGGAGCTGGTGGACCCCACGACCGGCAAGGTGTTCGACACCAGCGTCCTGTCGGAACAGTCCGATGTGGACGCCGCGCTGGCCGCGGCCGAGCGCGCGTTCAAGGTATGGCGCAAGAGCACGCCCGCGCAGCGTCAGCTGGCACTGCTGAAGATCGCCGACGCGCTGGAAGCCCGCGCCGGCGAGTTCGCGGACGCCGAAGTCCGCGAGACCGGCAAGATCCGCCAGGTCGTGCTCGAGGAGGAGATCCCGGAATGCGTGAGCGCGCTGCGGTTCTTCGCGGGCGCGGCACGGCACCTCGAAGGCACCGCCGCCGGTGAGTACTCGCCAGGCCTGTCGTCGGTCATCCGGCGCGAGCCGATCGGCGTCTGCGCGCAGATCGCGCCGTGGAACTACCCGCTGATGATGGGTGTCTGGAAGATCGCGCCCGCGCTGGCGGCGGGCAACACCGTCGTGCTGAAGCCCGCCGAGACGACGCCGAGCACGGCCGTGCTGCTGGCCAAGGTGGCGGCCGAATTCCTGCCGTCCGGCGCGTTCAACGTGCTCTGCGGCGACCGCGACACCGGCCGCGCGCTGGTCAAGCACCCGATCACCGAGCTGGTGTCGATCACCGGCTCCACCCGCGCCGGCATCGACGTCGCGACGGTCGCGGCGGCCGATCTCAAGCGCACGCACCTGGAACTCGGCGGCAACGCGCCGCTGCTGGTCTTCGACGACGTCGACGTGGCCGCGGCCGCCGAGGGCATCGTCGGCGCCGCGTTCTACAACGCCGGCCAGGACTGCACGGCGGGCAGCCGGGTGCTGGTGCACGAGTCGATCCACGACGCGTTCGTCGACGCGCTGACCAAGACCGCCGCCGCCCAGACGCCCGGCGAGGACTACGGGCCGCTCAACAGCGCGCCGCAGTTCGAGCGCGTGTCCGGGCTCGTCGCGCGGGTGCCCGCGCACGCGCGGGTCCACACCGGCGGGTCGCGGCACGGTGCGGACGGGTTCTACTACGCCCCCACGGTGATCTCGGGGCTGGCGCAGGACGACGAGATCGTCCAGGAGGAGATCTTCGGCCCGGTCATCACCGTGCAGAAGTTCGGCTCCGAGGACGAGGCCGTCACGCTGGCGAACGGCGTCCCGTACGGGCTCGCGTCGTCGATCTGGACGAACGACCACTCGCGGGCGGTGCGCGTGTCCGGCGAGCTGGACTTCGGCTGCGTCTGGATCAACACGCACGGCCCGCTGGTCTCGGAAATGCCCCACGGCGGTTTCGGGCACTCGGGGCACGGAAAGGATCTGTCGGGTTACGCGTTTAACGAATACACCCGCGTCAAGCATGTGATGACGAATTTCGCCTGA